A genome region from Tolypothrix sp. PCC 7712 includes the following:
- a CDS encoding COG3650 family protein, giving the protein MYSNHLVVAQNSKSEEFIARGTEPFWSVTVGKSAIIYSSPDKPKQTFPYIKPLTAQGRPADLVRVYRLKNRINSILIIKQVDTCSDGMSDKNYPYSAIFILGNQVFEGCAEKK; this is encoded by the coding sequence ATGTATAGCAATCATCTAGTTGTTGCACAAAATAGCAAGAGCGAAGAGTTCATTGCTAGGGGTACAGAACCATTTTGGAGCGTAACTGTAGGTAAAAGCGCAATTATTTACTCTTCCCCTGACAAGCCGAAACAAACCTTTCCGTACATTAAACCTTTAACAGCACAAGGCCGTCCAGCAGATTTAGTACGTGTTTACCGCTTAAAAAATAGGATAAACAGTATATTAATCATCAAGCAAGTCGATACTTGTAGTGATGGAATGTCAGATAAAAACTATCCTTACTCAGCAATTTTCATTCTGGGTAATCAAGTTTTTGAGGGTTGTGCTGAGAAGAAATAA
- a CDS encoding J domain-containing protein has translation MPQSSEPTYYSLLGLHPSASVIDIRRAYRELSKRYHPDTTDLPATLATAKFQRLNEAYATLSNPERRLNYDLKIGYSRFGVIQAPADLNHPVQKTYDWSKSAYLDASDRPLSSGEIFALFMLVLTFLGCLLLAIAIGLTRGEAAFQTQQLPQPVTSQQQIHQTAPSASFLGIENHFC, from the coding sequence ATGCCACAAAGCAGCGAACCCACATATTACTCCCTGCTAGGACTGCATCCCTCGGCATCGGTAATCGACATCCGTCGAGCGTACCGAGAACTGAGTAAACGCTATCATCCTGATACTACCGATTTACCTGCTACTCTTGCTACAGCTAAATTTCAGCGACTCAATGAAGCATACGCTACTTTGAGTAACCCAGAACGTAGGTTAAATTACGACTTAAAAATCGGCTATTCCCGCTTTGGAGTGATTCAAGCACCTGCCGATTTGAACCATCCCGTGCAGAAGACCTATGACTGGTCAAAATCTGCTTACTTAGATGCTAGCGATCGCCCACTCTCATCGGGGGAAATCTTTGCATTATTTATGCTAGTGTTAACGTTTTTGGGTTGTCTGTTACTCGCGATCGCTATTGGTTTAACCCGTGGTGAGGCGGCTTTTCAAACACAACAGCTTCCACAACCTGTTACAAGTCAGCAGCAAATTCACCAAACGGCACCATCAGCCAGCTTTTTGGGAATTGAAAATCACTTTTGTTAA
- a CDS encoding DUF3143 domain-containing protein has product MSFLPPDAPLYNHTLPQIEQWLKDQGCQQNEAELHCWHVKRPTWQADLSLDVEQLTVRYIEAGENHQDILRSFKYSLSREDIEQAVFAGP; this is encoded by the coding sequence ATGTCTTTTCTTCCTCCAGATGCACCCTTATATAACCACACCCTGCCACAAATTGAGCAGTGGTTAAAAGACCAAGGCTGTCAACAAAATGAAGCAGAGTTACATTGTTGGCACGTAAAACGCCCTACTTGGCAAGCTGATCTCTCCCTTGATGTTGAGCAACTAACAGTGCGCTATATCGAAGCCGGAGAAAATCACCAAGACATCCTCCGTTCATTTAAATATTCCCTCAGCCGGGAAGATATTGAGCAAGCGGTTTTTGCTGGGCCATAA
- a CDS encoding isoprenyl transferase has product MKAQQTELQDLPPGLKRELLPKHVAVIMDGNGRWAKRQGLPRIMGHKRGVDALKDLLRCCKDWGIQALTAYAFSTENWKRPQEEVDFLMTLFQRVLRQELREMVEENVQIQFVGNLNALPRSLQEEISRSMAETKDNRSIRFTVATNYGGRQEILQACRAIAQKVQQGLIQPDEIDEAVFERHLYTAGIADPDLLIRTSGEMRLSNFLLWQMAYGEFYITETLWPDFDRVEFHRALCAYQQRERRFGAV; this is encoded by the coding sequence ATGAAAGCACAACAAACTGAATTACAAGATTTGCCCCCTGGCTTAAAACGAGAATTACTGCCCAAACACGTTGCGGTGATTATGGATGGCAATGGTCGATGGGCTAAACGTCAAGGTCTACCCCGGATTATGGGTCATAAACGGGGAGTAGATGCACTCAAAGATTTGCTGCGTTGTTGTAAAGATTGGGGAATTCAGGCGTTAACAGCTTACGCTTTTTCCACAGAAAACTGGAAAAGACCCCAAGAAGAAGTTGATTTTTTGATGACTCTATTTCAAAGAGTTTTACGCCAAGAACTGCGGGAAATGGTGGAAGAGAACGTGCAAATTCAGTTCGTGGGGAATTTGAATGCACTACCGCGATCGCTCCAAGAAGAAATTTCCCGTTCAATGGCAGAAACTAAGGATAATCGCAGTATCCGGTTTACAGTAGCCACCAATTATGGTGGACGGCAAGAAATTTTACAGGCTTGTCGGGCGATCGCCCAAAAAGTTCAACAAGGTCTAATTCAACCCGATGAAATTGATGAGGCGGTATTTGAACGCCACTTATATACAGCAGGTATTGCCGATCCAGATTTATTAATACGTACTAGTGGCGAAATGCGCCTCTCAAATTTCCTTTTATGGCAAATGGCTTATGGTGAATTTTATATTACTGAAACACTCTGGCCAGATTTTGACCGCGTAGAATTCCACCGCGCTTTGTGTGCTTATCAGCAACGGGAACGGCGGTTTGGTGCGGTTTAG
- the cdaA gene encoding diadenylate cyclase CdaA → MRDWWKQWLTNLGWSQSLLLGTLDIVLVLALTYMILVIISERRTLWMVRGFIILMLASALSNRLGLPLLNFVLEKLVIGCAVAMAVALQSEFRRFLEQLGRGEFRQLFHPSSLAVPKSDSVIDEIVDAVKELSKNRIGALLIVETTGPIDERDFSVPGVKLNAEVTKELIQTIFQPKTLLHDGATLIRGSRIIASGIILPLSGRTASRQLGTRHRAAMGITERVENCICVVVSEETGSISLAERGILNRPLTIRKLKESLEALLSPTVDREAVAPGLLSLGRQLNTKALVLVSRLLGLPRLRRATRTTASRDKK, encoded by the coding sequence ATGAGAGATTGGTGGAAGCAATGGCTGACAAACCTGGGATGGTCGCAGTCCTTGCTGCTTGGGACTCTGGATATCGTATTAGTATTGGCGCTGACCTACATGATACTAGTTATTATTAGTGAGCGCCGAACGCTGTGGATGGTACGGGGATTTATTATATTAATGTTGGCTTCAGCACTAAGTAATAGGTTGGGGCTACCACTCTTAAATTTCGTACTAGAAAAGTTGGTTATTGGCTGTGCTGTAGCAATGGCAGTGGCACTCCAGTCAGAGTTTCGGCGTTTTTTAGAACAATTAGGGCGCGGCGAATTCCGCCAGTTGTTTCATCCCTCCAGTTTGGCAGTACCTAAATCTGACAGTGTAATTGATGAGATTGTTGATGCTGTCAAAGAACTGTCAAAAAACCGAATTGGCGCTTTATTGATTGTGGAAACAACAGGCCCGATTGACGAGCGAGATTTTTCTGTACCAGGAGTGAAACTGAATGCTGAGGTTACTAAAGAATTAATACAAACTATATTTCAACCGAAAACTTTATTACACGATGGGGCAACCTTGATACGTGGCTCACGGATTATTGCATCGGGTATAATTTTACCACTTTCGGGACGCACAGCCTCGCGCCAGTTGGGTACACGCCACCGGGCTGCGATGGGAATTACTGAGCGGGTCGAAAATTGCATCTGTGTTGTTGTATCAGAAGAAACTGGTTCTATTTCCTTAGCTGAGCGGGGAATTCTCAATAGACCTCTGACGATTAGGAAACTAAAAGAGTCATTAGAAGCTCTTTTATCCCCAACGGTAGATCGGGAAGCTGTGGCTCCTGGTTTGTTAAGCTTGGGTCGTCAGCTTAATACTAAGGCACTAGTACTGGTTTCAAGGTTACTAGGATTACCACGTCTTCGACGCGCTACGCGAACGACCGCCTCTCGAGATAAAAAATGA
- the lysA gene encoding diaminopimelate decarboxylase, translated as MVSTHPTGVQQAGSQYLPARRSTSPNQELLPLTAQVNSHGCLEIGGCDITTLIKQFGSPLYILDEETLRSACQQYRDAFQQYYQGESQVLYASKAWNCLAVCAIVADEGLGIDVVSGGELYTALSAGVSPEKIYLHGNNKSRSELILAIESGVTIVVDNWYELKTLVEIAEEQGENSFPLPIRIMLRLTPGIECHTHEYIRTGHLDSKFGFDPNDLDEVFTFVSKQSALNCAGLHAHIGSQIFERQPHQDLAAVMVQWLRDAAKYGLNVTELNVGGGLGIRYVESDDPPSIDEWVKAICDVVQTACAAENLPLPKLLSEPGRSLIATACVTAYTIGSSKVIPEIRTYIAVDGGMSDNPRPITYQSEYRAVVANKISAPLTETVTIAGKHCESGDILIKNAQLPQTEPGDILVVMGTGAYNYSMASNYNRLPRPAAVVVSNGEANLILQRETYQDLIRQDCLPERLKK; from the coding sequence ATGGTATCGACTCACCCCACTGGGGTTCAACAGGCTGGTAGTCAATATTTACCTGCAAGGCGTAGCACTTCGCCTAATCAAGAACTTTTACCCTTGACGGCTCAAGTAAATAGTCATGGCTGCCTAGAAATTGGTGGGTGTGATATCACAACCCTAATAAAGCAGTTTGGCTCGCCTTTATATATTTTAGATGAAGAAACCCTGCGTTCGGCTTGTCAGCAATATCGAGATGCTTTCCAGCAATATTATCAGGGAGAATCTCAAGTACTTTATGCTTCTAAAGCTTGGAATTGTTTAGCAGTTTGTGCGATTGTCGCTGATGAAGGCTTGGGAATCGATGTCGTGTCTGGGGGAGAACTCTACACCGCCCTCAGCGCTGGGGTTAGCCCAGAAAAAATTTACCTCCACGGCAATAATAAATCTCGCTCAGAGTTAATTTTAGCGATTGAGTCTGGTGTCACCATTGTGGTGGATAACTGGTATGAGTTAAAAACCTTAGTGGAAATAGCAGAGGAGCAAGGAGAAAATTCCTTCCCGCTACCCATTCGGATTATGTTGCGCTTGACACCAGGTATTGAGTGTCACACTCATGAGTACATCCGCACGGGACACTTAGATAGTAAATTTGGCTTCGATCCAAATGATTTGGATGAGGTGTTTACCTTTGTTAGTAAGCAATCAGCCTTGAATTGTGCTGGTTTACACGCTCACATTGGTTCTCAAATTTTTGAACGCCAGCCCCATCAGGATTTAGCGGCGGTCATGGTGCAGTGGTTGCGGGATGCAGCCAAGTACGGTTTAAATGTGACAGAGCTAAATGTTGGCGGTGGTTTAGGCATTCGCTATGTAGAATCAGACGATCCACCAAGTATTGATGAATGGGTCAAAGCGATTTGTGATGTAGTGCAAACAGCTTGTGCAGCAGAAAATCTACCTTTACCCAAGTTATTATCGGAACCAGGGCGATCGCTGATTGCCACAGCTTGTGTAACTGCTTATACAATAGGTTCATCAAAGGTAATTCCGGAAATCCGTACTTACATAGCAGTAGATGGAGGTATGTCAGACAATCCACGACCCATTACCTACCAATCAGAGTACCGGGCTGTGGTCGCTAACAAAATTTCTGCTCCCTTGACAGAAACTGTCACAATTGCTGGTAAGCACTGTGAATCTGGGGATATTTTGATTAAAAATGCCCAACTCCCACAAACTGAACCTGGGGATATTCTCGTAGTTATGGGAACTGGTGCTTACAATTACAGTATGGCATCTAACTACAATCGCTTACCCCGACCGGCAGCTGTTGTAGTCTCAAACGGCGAAGCAAATTTAATTTTGCAACGCGAAACTTATCAGGACTTAATTAGGCAAGATTGCCTACCAGAAAGGCTCAAGAAATAG